Part of the Quercus robur chromosome 5, dhQueRobu3.1, whole genome shotgun sequence genome, AAAGCAAATCATTATTATGTGAGAAAGGAATCAAATCGtctctcaatttattttactgTTAAGATTTTATACTTTGTACTTTGCAATGCACATGGTATCGTGTCATTTAAGTTTGAAATGATGTGGTTCTATATACAACtttatatctataatatttaatttaaactaggttttttttaatataaaaagaagaaactaTTGTTCGTGAAGTATTGATTATTATAGACATTGTGACAAAATCAAATGGATATGTGCCATTACTCTGCTGCTCCCTGCTATGCATTTGAATTGAAGGTTGATTGAAATTATTGTATGATATCAAGCAAAAGATAGATTCGCACCTGCCtccttctctttttatagaTCTTCATTAAATCTTTCACTTTTGAGTcaacatatatattaattatgaaGGATGCATGAGAAAAAGAGGCATAAATTGTAGCTAATAACTGTAAAATTAAAGCAAAATCATGTGCTctcttaataatttaatatagaCAAAGAAACAGAAGCCATCAAAACATACATGTTAAAAGTGTAAAAAgcaatcaaaaaattaaatgaaaagaaaggtATTTGGTTAAACGGCGAATGTCTTCAGAAAAGCCTGTTCTCGTTGCTTTGAACCCCACATGTTACTGGTGCCTTGGCTCTCACTTTCTTCAAGTACCATACTCCACCTACAACTCCTAAGGCCCCAGCAGCTGAAACTGCAGTTACTGTCCCTgcacaataagaaaaacataataCAAGTCAATAATTCCTTCACATAATTCAAGCCCTTTACTTTTGAATTCTTATATCAAATTTCAATCAATCACCTGCAATAACTCCAACCCTCCTATTATGCCCAGAAACGCTATGATCTGCACAAGGGTATCTAAGTTAATTTACATCAAATAAAGGGTATCGAATTTGATAATTTACAGAGGGTCacattatacaaaattttaaatggcaTTTACTAGACACATGtttagatttgtaatatttaatctaaATCATGAAATAGATCTATTTCAAATAAATCATCCTAATTTGAACTGATATATATCTACCATGAAATTTCTAATTAGATGCAGTTTGttctcaaaaaccttgaacatACCTTGACAATAAGTAGTAACATTTCTTTCCTCGCATAGGCACAGGAAATTCTGTGTCTGAGTGTCAAATCCACAAGTCCCTCCTCCCTTCACCCTATCTTGACACTGAAGGCAACGTGTGGTAACCGGAATATCAAAATCAACCCTAATCCCATATTCAGGGACTTGATCATATGGTTGTGGAGAACCAATATCTTTCCAGTACACACTAGTATAGCTTGCACAATACTTAAGCATTAGCCTCAGAGATTCAGTGGCTTTAGGATAGTAAGAACAGCAAGAAGTACTCCCACTCAATGCAGAGGGACACTGCGGTAAGTGCCTGCAAAGATAACTAGCACTGTCACAAGACGAGTCACACCGGTCAGGGAAGTGTTCACAAAAGATAGGCTTTGGTTGAATGATCACATCATCTTCACTACAATTGAAGAATAGGTATTCATTCTGAGGCGAGAGAGAGAAGTGCGTGCTTGTGTCAAGGCTAAATGGCCTTGTTGGACGAAATTTTTCGGTGTCTTGGCAATTCCACATGAACGGATCAGTGAGCAAAATGTGACGCTCAGAATAGCTCACATTTCGAACTGGGTATCTCCCAGAAGGTGTTCTGAGCTCAAGTTTTCCAGAATCTGAACAGACAAGAATGTGTCTGTAATAAGGGCTTCCACAACCATCATCAATGCCAAAAGGGTATTTGATAGGAATATCTCCACAAGTGGTTCTACAATGGATGGCTTGGGCTGTTGTGAGGCTTAGAAATGGAAGCTGAACAAGTAGAAtgattaagaaaaagaaagaacatgtaGAAGGTGGTCTATTTTCTGATAAGTGTGATCTGCAGATGAAGATAGAACCCATGAGAGACATGATAGAGGTTTAGAATCTGGTTCCCGTGAAAGATTTTTATGATTTAAGAGAAACAGTCGGATGAGTAAAGTGATGTCTTATGGACACAGAAAGAATCCCTAGGTGCTACTttaatctttctcttttttccactttttcttTAGCATTCTTTTAGgcatttttgtgattttttattatcttcATTTTGGTGCTTTTGCTTTCTGGTTTAAGAAGGTTGGAAGCAAGTGATAATGAGTATGTGTGAACTTTAGAGGCAGATGGTCTAACATTCTTGATTCCTTTGCTTGATTGagccttttcttttgttgagaaCAAAAACAGATCCTAGGGAAGATGAGTTCAATAAATTTATGTGAACTAACATGTCTCATTCGCCACATTCACTTTGTTTTGAGTTCTGACCCAACATAATATAATGCGATTAGCCTCCCATACCTACGCCAATAGGAGGAAATAAAGGAACAGTTTCACTATGAAAGTGTAGATTCCTCAAACTCAAATCCTGGGGTCTCGTTGAAACTAGAGATTTGCTCGGTTGTTAAGATTTTTAATTCTTATGAATTTAAGATTCTTATGAATTCAAATTACCATTCAATAAGGCTCTTAAAAACTAGCttaatcccataaaaaaaataaaaataaaaaactaactaaagaaattttaaattaaatttatgtttaagagagaggaaaaaaaataacctCGCAATTATATTAGGTGAGTcctaataaataattaataaacttttgTTAAAGTATGCGTTAGGGCACCTATTTAAGAGCATTTATTACTCTACTTTcctacctctttttttttttttttttgtgctgagATTAGAAGCAGTATATACTCTACTGACAATCAAACAGCCAacacattttttatatgtttaatgACAAAACTATTAAacctcttttaaattttctttgtttaccCCATATAGCCATTcccatcattttacaatatgtGTATAGTAtgcaacaacaaccaaaaaaataaaaatgcaaactCTCCTCACACCTAGTTCAATCAAACTTTGGCTTCCTCAGACTGATAGATGAGAGAAGTAGCTAGAGTGGTTGAAGTCAATTTAGGGAGGAAAATCGAGTAAACCTCATGGCTAGGTGAGTTGCACCTTTTCAAGCCACTATCAATCTTCATTCTTCAGTACCATAGGAAAATCTCAAATTGCCAAGCTTTACTTCAATTGAGATCGACTTGCCAATGATAGCATGATAGTGATTTTCGTTGTCTTTTATGACAGGTTTAGATAGAGAGGGTGTTGATTTTTTTGGCTAACTTTGAGAGAAATGAGGAGAAGAGTATTTTTGTCCCCTTTCTAAATAAATGGCTTctcaaataaattttctaatttctaagAAAGTGGACTCTACTCTTCATAAACGTGATGACATTAAGTACTTCATAAACGTGATGACATTAAATTCTTACTTTATCATGTTATAGGAGAAATTATTTAATCTTTCTAGAGAATGACGTTAGTTAAGCCTAATAGTCCTTCCAGGATCTTCCAGGTCCTTCCATTCAATAATATAATACCATGTATTcaatttaattgaataaaattcaTGTAACAATTCCTATCAAtaacccaataaaaaataaattatataaaaataaataaaaatattcaccGTCCTGGTAAAGAGAGTGAATTAATTCTCTAATAAAAGCCCTACCTACTCTTTTAAGATGGGCTTGGGCTTACattttaacaaaagaaatgaacaaGTTTGGACAAGATTAGAACTTTAAAAaccatttcttctctctcaccGTTTTACTTACTGATCAGCACGATCCGAACCTAAGGCTTAAGCTAAAGTTTAAGGATTCATTAAATCATCTTATTGTCTGATTTAAAGTTGCTAATTACCCATTGATACAACTATTTAATTAGGTGACCTTCCTCTTTGATTGACATTTAAACAGAATTAAACATTAGAAGGGACATTATTTTatgcataaataaaataacaatcatAGCTGGGAGAGGCATTGTTCATGCAAAGAAAAAGATACCATCACGGAGTAAAGGTTCAGTACAAGCACAAATGATACGAGCACAAATGGGTGTAGCAGTAAGACCCAAAAAGAGAACTTGAGCTAGACCCATATTAAGACGAAGTACCAAAAATGAAACCACTTCACTACCAAGGCAGATCAAAAGCCCAAGCCCTCTACAGTACGCTCCATGTCCAGTCAGAAAGGCACCCATCTGTGGGCCTACAGGAGCCCTGATAATAGTGGGGGTCCTGTGGGATGGGAATAAGgtgcaccctttttttttcttttttcttttttctattttttagataagatgatattttaaatttatctcATCCGTTCtataatgattgttttttatcattatactaaaatattaattgatttttcgTGTaagtaaaaatcaaaatatagattttttatttaatgacaaGAAACTTTATCTATTAAGTT contains:
- the LOC126727057 gene encoding uncharacterized protein LOC126727057; the protein is MSLMGSIFICRSHLSENRPPSTCSFFFLIILLVQLPFLSLTTAQAIHCRTTCGDIPIKYPFGIDDGCGSPYYRHILVCSDSGKLELRTPSGRYPVRNVSYSERHILLTDPFMWNCQDTEKFRPTRPFSLDTSTHFSLSPQNEYLFFNCSEDDVIIQPKPIFCEHFPDRCDSSCDSASYLCRHLPQCPSALSGSTSCCSYYPKATESLRLMLKYCASYTSVYWKDIGSPQPYDQVPEYGIRVDFDIPVTTRCLQCQDRVKGGGTCGFDTQTQNFLCLCEERNVTTYCQDHSVSGHNRRVGVIAGTVTAVSAAGALGVVGGVWYLKKVRAKAPVTCGVQSNENRLF